A window from Rhodocyclaceae bacterium encodes these proteins:
- a CDS encoding enoyl-CoA hydratase/isomerase family protein — protein sequence MDYQTITFSIDAGIARITLNRPDRLNAFNVRMQDELFDAFDRIDAPDSGARVLLLGANGRGFCSGVDLTDRKPLPEGQKHDLGASLEAKNPLFSRLYHSPIPVVCAVNGVAAGMGVGLALACDIVVAAKSASFVLAFSRIGLMPDCGVSFFLPRLIGPARANACALLGEKIGAEQAQAWGMVWKVVDDMALPDESLAIAQRLASGPTRSYRRISATIKAGIETSLEDILQQEADGQRELGFTEDYAEGVLAFLEKRSAKFSGR from the coding sequence GTGGACTACCAGACCATCACCTTCTCGATCGACGCGGGCATCGCCCGTATCACGCTGAACCGGCCCGACCGGCTGAATGCGTTCAACGTGCGCATGCAGGACGAACTGTTCGATGCGTTCGATCGCATCGATGCGCCGGACAGCGGCGCCCGCGTGCTGCTGCTGGGCGCGAACGGGCGCGGCTTCTGCTCGGGCGTCGACCTTACTGACCGCAAGCCGCTGCCGGAGGGCCAGAAGCACGACCTCGGGGCGTCGCTCGAGGCAAAGAATCCGCTGTTCTCCCGGCTCTACCATTCGCCGATCCCGGTCGTGTGCGCGGTCAATGGCGTGGCGGCGGGCATGGGCGTCGGCCTCGCGCTTGCCTGCGACATCGTGGTCGCCGCGAAAAGCGCGAGCTTCGTGCTCGCGTTCAGCCGCATCGGCCTGATGCCCGACTGCGGGGTGAGCTTCTTCCTGCCGCGCCTGATCGGACCCGCCCGCGCGAATGCCTGTGCACTGCTCGGCGAGAAGATCGGCGCGGAGCAGGCGCAGGCCTGGGGCATGGTCTGGAAGGTAGTCGATGACATGGCGCTGCCGGACGAGTCGCTGGCGATCGCGCAGCGGCTGGCGTCCGGTCCGACACGCTCCTATCGGCGCATCTCGGCGACGATCAAGGCTGGCATCGAGACCTCCCTGGAGGACATCCTGCAGCAGGAGGCAGACGGACAGCGTGAGCTCGGCTTCACCGAGGACTACGCCGAAGGCGTGCTGGCTTTCCTCGAAAAGCGCTCTGCGAAGTTCAGCGGGCGTTGA